A DNA window from Pleuronectes platessa chromosome 19, fPlePla1.1, whole genome shotgun sequence contains the following coding sequences:
- the june gene encoding junE proto-oncogene, AP-1 transcription factor subunit, with protein sequence METPFYHEDSPAVPGCRRLAEDQRYPGHKMLMSKRSMSAPGSHHCPGGGATGGRGGTSNPGLGGNSSLMSAVASAASPGDMNLLQLASPDLEHLIIQTNQGLVTTCPPSNPFIYRNQATNEQEGFADGFVKALADLHQQNQLVGGGPMSPSSSVSLQGAYQRSLMSAADPPVYTNLSSYTRGQMPYSGGQGAYGGGSGHGGPPQPHTRGMDVPQTVPEVPHPSGDPMSPPSLSPIDHETQERIKAERKKLRNRVAASKCRQRKLERISRLEEKVKVLKTQNSDLASTASTLREQVAQLKQKVKGHITNGCQITVSSATATRPGRGGRGGTGSEDR encoded by the coding sequence ATGGAGACACCTTTCTACCACGAGGACTCTCCGGCTGTCCCCGGCTGCAGACGCCTCGCTGAGGACCAGCGGTACCCAGGACACAAGATGCTGATGAGTAAGAGGTCCATGTCAGCGCCGGGCAGTCATCACTGCCCCGGCGGTGGCGCcacaggagggagggggggaaccAGCAACCCGGGGCTCGGGGGGAACAGCTCCCTGATGTCGGCGGTGGCCTCGGCAGCGTCTCCGGGGGACAtgaacctgctgcagctggcGTCGCCCGACCTGGAGCACCTGATCATTCAGACCAATCAGGGACTGGTCACAACCTGCCCCCCCTCCAACCCCTTCATCTACCGCAACCAGGCGACCAACGAACAAGAAGGATTCGCCGACGGCTTCGTCAAAGCGCTGGCTGACCTTCACCAGCAGAACCAGCTGGTGGGAGGCGGCCCCATGTCCCCGTCCAGCTCCGTCTCCCTGCAGGGGGCCTACCAGAGGAGCCTGATGTCCGCCGCTGACCCCCCCGTCTACACTAACCTCAGCAGCTACACCCGGGGCCAGATGCCTTATTCTGGAGGGCAGGGAGCGTACGGTGGCGGCTCAGGACACGGTGGACCACCTCAGCCTCACACCCGAGGCATGGACGTCCCCCAGACCGTCCCCGAGGTGCCTCACCCATCAGGTGACCCCatgtcccctccctccctctccccgatCGACCATGAGACGCAGGAGCGAATCAAAGCCGAGCGCAAGAAGCTCCGCAACCGCGTCGCCGCGTCCAAGTGCCGCCAGCGGAAGCTGGAGCGGATCTCACGgctggaggagaaggtgaaggTCCTGAAGACCCAGAACTCAGACCTGGCCTCCACGGCCTCCACGTTGAGGGAGCAGGTCGCTCAGCTCAAACAGAAGGTCAAGGGTCACATCACCAACGGCTGCCAGATCACTGTCAGCTCCGCGACCGCCACCAGGcctggacgaggaggacgaggagggacGGGCAGCGAGGACCgctga
- the LOC128424505 gene encoding uncharacterized transmembrane protein DDB_G0289901-like, with protein sequence MGDSEVQRLRSTGQVSSCSVSSCSVSSGSVSSGSVSSGSVSSGSVSSGSVSSGSVSSGSVSSGSVSSGSVSSGSVSSGSVSSCSVSSGSVSSGSVSSGSVSSCSVSSCSVSSCSVSSGSVSSGSVSSGSVSSGSVSSGSVSSGSVSSGSVSSCSVSSGSVSSGSVSSCSVSSGSVSSCSVSSGSVSSGSVSSGSVSSGSVSSGSVSSGSVSSGSVSSGSVSSGSVSSGSVSSGSVSSGSVSSCSVSSGSVSSCSVSSCSVSSGSVSSGSVSSGSVSSGSVSSGSVSSGSVSSGSASVFGAKY encoded by the exons ATGGGGGATTCAGAGGTGCAGAGGCTCAGGAGCACAGGACAGG TTTCCTCTTGTTCGGTTTCCTCTTGTTCGGTTTCCTCAGGTTCGGTTTCCTCTGGTTCGGTTTCCTCAGGTTCGGTTTCCTCTGGTTCGGTTTCCTCAGGTTCGGTTTCCTCAGGTTCGGTTTCCTCTGGTTCGGTTTCCTCAGGTTCGGTTTCCTCAGGTTCGGTTTCCTCTGGTTCGGTTTCCTCTGGTTCGGTTTCCTCTTGTTCGGTTTCCTCTGGTTCGGTTTCCTCTGGTTCGGTTTCCTCAGGTTCGGTTTCCTCTTGTTCGGTTTCCTCTTGTTCGGTTTCCTCTTGTTCGGTTTCCTCAGGTTCGGTTTCCTCTGGTTCGGTTTCCTCAG GTTCGGTTTCCTCTGGTTCGGTTTCCTCTGGTTCGGTTTCCTCTGGTTCGGTTTCCTCAGGTTCGGTTTCCTCTTGTTCGGTTTCCTCAGGTTCGGTTTCCTCAGGTTCGGTTTCCTCTTGTTCGGTTTCCTCTGGTTCGGTTTCCTCTTGTTCGGTTTCCTCTGGTTCGGTTTCCTCTGGTTCGGTTTCCTCAGGTTCGGTTTCCTCAGGTTCGGTTTCCTCTGGTTCGGTTTCCTCAGGTTCGGTTTCCTCAGGTTCGGTTTCCTCTGGTTCGGTTTCCTCTGGTTCGGTTTCCTCTGGTTCGGTTTCCTCTGGTTCGGTTTCCTCAGGTTCGGTTTCCTCTTGTTCGGTTTCCTCTGGTTCGGTTTCCTCTTGTTCGGTTTCCTCTTGTTCGGTTTCCTCAGGTTCGGTTTCCTCAGGTTCAGTTTCCTCAGGTTCAGTTTCCTCAGGTTCAGTTTCCTCTGGTTCAGTTTCCTCAGGTTCAGTTTCCTCTGGTTCAGCTTCA gtgtttggggccaagtattaa